A genomic segment from Gadus morhua chromosome 4, gadMor3.0, whole genome shotgun sequence encodes:
- the LOC115542041 gene encoding piggyBac transposable element-derived protein 4-like, which yields MSRHRFDMIWRYLHLEDNLDPALDKSDKLWKIQRFMDLLLHQFQALYEVNGFVSVDDSMVKYKGRLAFRQYLPMKPVKWGIKVWVMAESNTGYVNNFQVYTGAIAGKTETGLAYRIVSDLAKPYFGSNLCVYMDNFYTSVKLLLDLQVRGVPLQCFG from the exons ATGTCAAGGCACCGTTTCGACATGATCTGGAG ATATCTCCATCTAGAAGATAACTTGGACCCTGCCTTGGATAAATCCGATAAGCTGTGGAAGATCCAGCGGTTCATGGACCTCCTCTTGCATCAGTTCCAGGCCCTCTATGAGGTCAATGGGTTTGTGAGCGTGGATGATTCCATGGTAAAATACAAGGGACGCCTTGCCTTCCGGCAGTACCTCCCCATGAAGCCGGTGAAGTGGGGGATAAAGGTGTGGGTCATGGCAGAGAGCAATACAGGCTACGTAAACAATTTTCAAGTTTACACGGGGGCCATTGCAGGCAAGACCGAGACAGGCCTGGCTTACCGGATTGTGTCAGACCTGGCTAAACCGTATTTTGGGTCAAActtgtgtgtttacatggacaACTTTTACACCAGCGTGAAGTTGTTGCTGGATCTGCAGGTCAGGGGTGTGCCTTTACAATGCTTTggttaa